The following coding sequences are from one Ruminococcus flavefaciens AE3010 window:
- a CDS encoding DUF2800 domain-containing protein: MPGTHAILSPSSSERWINCPPSAKENAGGDTGSTYAQQGTDAHALCEYKVKKALGFKVRDPTDDLEYFDEEMAECTDAYCEFVMEQVQEAKQSCPDPQVLVEQRLDFTRWVAESFGTADCIIVADGTMTVIDFKYGLGVLVDANGNSQMRMYALGALNLFESLYDIQTVRMIIFQPRRDNVSIAEVTKEKLLGWAEEVLIPAAALAAKGEGDYSAGKHCQFCKIKATCRKRAEYNLQMAQYDFAVPDTLADDEISMILDRADTFIGWVNDVKAYALEQAISGKQYPGFKVVEGRSNRRYTNPDAVAAAVTDAGYDPFEKKLMGVTAMTKLLGTKKFNTLLGSLIEKPQGKPTLVPESDKRPAWTINDFQEED, encoded by the coding sequence ATGCCCGGAACACACGCGATTCTGTCACCGTCAAGCAGCGAGCGCTGGATCAACTGCCCGCCCTCCGCAAAGGAGAACGCGGGCGGCGACACCGGCAGCACTTACGCGCAGCAAGGCACAGATGCACACGCCCTCTGCGAGTACAAAGTCAAGAAGGCACTCGGCTTCAAGGTGCGCGATCCCACTGACGATCTGGAGTACTTCGACGAAGAAATGGCAGAATGCACTGACGCTTACTGCGAATTCGTCATGGAGCAGGTGCAGGAAGCTAAGCAGTCCTGTCCCGATCCGCAGGTATTGGTCGAGCAGCGCCTCGACTTCACACGCTGGGTTGCTGAGAGCTTCGGCACCGCAGACTGTATCATTGTCGCCGATGGCACGATGACCGTCATCGACTTCAAATACGGTCTCGGCGTACTTGTCGATGCCAATGGCAACAGCCAGATGCGGATGTATGCGCTCGGCGCTTTGAATCTCTTTGAGAGCCTGTATGACATCCAGACCGTCCGCATGATCATCTTCCAGCCCCGCCGGGATAATGTCAGCATTGCGGAGGTCACGAAGGAGAAACTGCTCGGCTGGGCGGAGGAAGTTCTTATCCCTGCTGCGGCACTTGCGGCAAAGGGCGAGGGTGACTATAGCGCGGGAAAGCACTGTCAGTTCTGCAAGATCAAGGCGACCTGCCGCAAGCGGGCGGAATATAATCTCCAGATGGCGCAGTACGACTTCGCTGTCCCGGACACACTTGCCGACGATGAGATCAGCATGATTCTCGATCGCGCCGACACCTTCATCGGCTGGGTGAACGATGTCAAAGCCTATGCGCTCGAACAGGCAATCAGCGGCAAGCAGTATCCCGGCTTCAAGGTCGTGGAAGGACGCAGCAACCGCAGATACACAAATCCCGATGCAGTTGCAGCGGCTGTCACCGATGCGGGCTACGATCCCTTTGAGAAAAAGCTCATGGGCGTGACTGCCATGACCAAGCTGCTCGGCACCAAGAAGTTCAACACCCTGCTCGGCTCCCTGATTGAAAAGCCGCAGGGCAAACCCACACTCGTACCAGAGTCGGACAAACGCCCGGCATGGACAATCAATGATTTTCAGGAGGAAGATTAA
- a CDS encoding helix-turn-helix domain-containing protein, with the protein MEFSYNKLWKLLIDKNMMKKDLMEITNITSSTIAKMGKNKAVSMEVLGKICLALNCNIGDIVDVIKK; encoded by the coding sequence ATGGAATTTAGCTATAATAAATTATGGAAACTATTGATTGATAAGAATATGATGAAAAAAGACCTAATGGAAATAACAAACATAACTTCATCTACAATTGCAAAGATGGGTAAGAATAAAGCTGTAAGCATGGAAGTCCTTGGTAAGATATGTTTAGCATTGAATTGTAACATAGGCGATATCGTAGATGTTATTAAGAAATAA
- a CDS encoding DUF4406 domain-containing protein, with protein MADFYNNEGYASPTEYEAFTHIEKEEKAAAKAAAFRPVVYICSPYSGDTERNVEKAKRYSRFAVDRHYLPITPHIYFTQFMDDNIPEERDTAIFMNWVLMSKCVELWVFGEYISPGMKAEIDRAKRKHMKIRYFTEDLEEKI; from the coding sequence ATGGCTGATTTCTATAACAACGAAGGCTATGCCAGCCCGACCGAGTATGAGGCTTTCACGCATATCGAGAAGGAGGAGAAGGCTGCGGCAAAAGCTGCTGCCTTCCGTCCGGTCGTGTATATCTGTTCGCCTTACTCCGGTGATACCGAGAGAAACGTAGAGAAGGCTAAGAGATACAGCCGCTTTGCTGTTGACCGGCACTATCTGCCGATCACGCCCCATATATACTTCACGCAGTTTATGGACGACAATATCCCGGAAGAACGGGATACAGCCATTTTCATGAACTGGGTGCTGATGAGTAAGTGCGTGGAGCTGTGGGTGTTCGGCGAATATATCAGCCCCGGCATGAAAGCGGAGATCGACCGTGCAAAACGCAAGCACATGAAAATCCGTTATTTTACGGAGGATTTGGAGGAAAAGATATGA
- a CDS encoding DUF2815 family protein: MAKIINPTKVVTGKNTRFSYLIVNEPKAINGGTPKYSVSLIIPKSDTMTVEKIKAAIKAAYDEGQGKLKGNGKSVPPLKAIKTPLRDGDEERPDDEAYAGCYFINANSATKPGVVDASCQPILDTSELYSGIYGRASINFYAFNTNGNKGIACGLNNLQKLRDGEPLGGKSRAEDDFADMDDDDDDFLS; encoded by the coding sequence ATGGCAAAGATTATCAATCCCACAAAGGTCGTTACTGGCAAGAACACCCGCTTCAGCTACCTCATCGTGAATGAACCGAAGGCGATCAACGGCGGCACTCCGAAGTACAGCGTGAGCCTCATCATCCCGAAGTCCGATACCATGACCGTCGAGAAGATCAAGGCTGCGATCAAGGCTGCCTACGACGAGGGGCAGGGCAAGCTCAAGGGCAACGGAAAGTCTGTGCCGCCGCTGAAGGCAATCAAGACTCCGCTGCGTGACGGAGACGAGGAACGCCCCGATGATGAGGCATACGCAGGCTGCTACTTCATCAACGCCAACAGCGCTACGAAGCCCGGTGTCGTGGATGCTTCCTGCCAGCCGATTCTCGATACCAGCGAACTGTACTCCGGTATCTACGGCAGAGCGTCAATCAACTTCTACGCGTTCAACACCAACGGAAACAAGGGCATCGCCTGCGGTCTAAACAACCTCCAGAAGCTCCGCGACGGTGAGCCTCTCGGCGGAAAGTCCCGTGCTGAGGACGATTTCGCAGACATGGACGATGACGACGACGATTTCCTTTCGTGA
- a CDS encoding DNA polymerase, translating into MKIIEIDLETRSDRDITKCGVYAYADSPYFAITLMSVSVDDGAVQLYDLANGDRVPEDILTALTDESVIKRAFNVQFERVCLSRYLREEYPQIFRSYSIDADTVGDYLSPVGWQCTMIHCRTLGLPSTLASAGAALKLEQQKMPEGKALIKYFCVPYETVNGIPKFHTPADAPGKWETFKAYNKQDVEAELAIDQRLSRFPVPDFIWEQFYLDQEINDRGICVDMELVDAALTLDAQAKATLSAEMRRLTGIENPNSVYQLLEWLGEQGYKSDCLDKAAVKELLKTAKDPVKSVLELRLMLSKSSVKKYQAMQTAACSDNRARGMFSFYGASRTGRWAGRIIQLQNLPQNHIPDLTEARNTVKYGYYDEVEMFYEDVPDTLSQLIRTAFVPRPGYKFIVADFSAIEARVIAWIAGEQWRMDAFANGADIYCASASKMFGVPVVKHGINGELRQKGKVAELACGYGGSVGAMKAMGGDALNLSDAELKQIVTDWRDASPNIVKLWWAVDDTVKKAIKQKTTTETHGLQFSYQSKMLFITLPSGRKLCYAHPQIGENQFGGESVTYMGVGASKKWERIESYGPKFVENIVQAVARDLLMFSMQTLSHCFIVGHIHDEMIIEADRRMSLDEVCRQMERTPAWAEGLLLRADGYECEFYKKD; encoded by the coding sequence ATGAAAATCATAGAAATTGATCTGGAGACTCGGAGTGACCGTGACATCACCAAGTGTGGTGTGTACGCTTACGCCGACTCTCCGTATTTTGCTATCACGCTGATGAGCGTCTCAGTTGATGACGGCGCAGTGCAGCTTTATGATCTGGCGAACGGCGATCGTGTACCCGAAGATATCTTGACTGCTCTCACCGATGAATCGGTCATCAAGCGGGCATTCAACGTGCAATTTGAGCGTGTATGTCTCTCCAGATATCTGCGGGAAGAATATCCGCAGATCTTCCGCAGCTACAGCATTGATGCCGATACCGTCGGTGATTATCTGAGTCCTGTCGGCTGGCAGTGTACCATGATCCATTGCAGGACGCTCGGTCTGCCATCGACACTGGCTTCTGCAGGTGCTGCGCTGAAACTGGAACAGCAGAAAATGCCGGAGGGCAAGGCGCTCATCAAGTATTTTTGTGTACCCTACGAAACGGTGAACGGTATTCCGAAGTTCCACACCCCTGCCGATGCACCGGGTAAGTGGGAAACCTTCAAGGCGTACAACAAACAGGATGTGGAGGCGGAGCTTGCCATTGACCAGCGCCTTTCACGTTTCCCGGTACCGGATTTTATCTGGGAACAGTTTTATCTCGATCAGGAGATCAACGATCGCGGCATCTGTGTTGACATGGAACTGGTCGATGCAGCGCTTACGCTTGATGCTCAGGCGAAGGCAACGCTGTCGGCGGAAATGCGCAGGCTTACTGGTATCGAGAACCCAAATTCCGTGTATCAGCTTCTGGAATGGCTCGGTGAACAGGGATATAAGTCGGACTGTCTTGACAAAGCTGCCGTGAAGGAACTGCTCAAGACAGCGAAAGATCCGGTGAAGTCGGTGCTGGAGCTGCGGCTTATGCTTTCAAAGTCCAGCGTCAAAAAGTATCAGGCGATGCAGACAGCTGCCTGTTCCGATAACCGCGCAAGAGGAATGTTCAGCTTTTACGGCGCTTCCCGCACTGGACGCTGGGCAGGGCGCATTATTCAGTTACAGAACCTGCCACAGAATCATATTCCTGACCTGACCGAAGCGAGAAATACAGTCAAGTACGGTTATTACGATGAAGTCGAGATGTTCTATGAGGATGTGCCAGATACGCTGTCGCAGCTCATCCGCACCGCTTTTGTACCCAGACCGGGATATAAGTTTATTGTTGCGGACTTCTCAGCGATCGAGGCGCGAGTTATAGCGTGGATCGCCGGAGAGCAGTGGCGCATGGATGCATTTGCGAACGGCGCAGATATTTACTGCGCGTCGGCATCAAAGATGTTCGGTGTTCCGGTCGTGAAGCATGGCATCAACGGCGAACTGCGTCAGAAGGGCAAGGTCGCAGAGCTTGCCTGCGGTTACGGCGGAAGCGTCGGCGCAATGAAAGCAATGGGCGGCGATGCCCTGAACCTTTCCGATGCCGAGCTGAAGCAGATCGTGACCGACTGGCGGGATGCCTCACCAAATATCGTCAAGCTCTGGTGGGCTGTCGATGATACGGTCAAGAAAGCGATAAAGCAGAAAACCACCACAGAAACACACGGATTGCAGTTCAGCTACCAGAGTAAGATGCTTTTTATCACGCTGCCTTCCGGTCGTAAGCTCTGCTACGCGCACCCGCAGATCGGTGAGAATCAGTTCGGTGGCGAGTCCGTCACTTATATGGGCGTGGGTGCATCGAAGAAATGGGAGCGTATCGAGAGCTACGGTCCGAAGTTCGTCGAGAATATTGTTCAGGCAGTCGCTCGTGACCTGCTCATGTTCTCTATGCAGACGCTGTCGCACTGTTTTATCGTCGGTCACATACACGACGAAATGATCATCGAGGCAGACCGCAGGATGTCACTTGATGAGGTCTGCCGACAGATGGAACGAACGCCTGCATGGGCGGAAGGTCTGCTCCTGCGGGCTGACGGATACGAGTGCGAGTTTTATAAAAAAGACTGA
- a CDS encoding HamA C-terminal domain-containing protein has translation MEHLCVGSYVRIMTSCTIPAERKFDSFCEKLMISLCKDGAKAFSYTSADGYEVSYSYPNFNKIHSSSQNLPTEVMQMALTKDARAIERYFITIIIPAMEEARKKNAVLALKSIILKDHAIADNTQLGAISSLTKHELKSKNEFVLSEFLTDIFIYAIAKTDNTIEADFTKSIKKDYSSAYSPMTDTITLYEVTKPKTKASIPLTSKGTFNKVFTPISSECLSISATHDLQIFCLKFDDYDFDYHCLWKHLRNNIGYYVYSRRLIKQYMEEDEISALAYDAIAHIKELMAKGHLSSGNELGELLLYIFLEQVLNAPKLMSKVEFSNHGGLFTSESVGIHLLTADATVPFNQIILGTSFIDGDLQSAIDSAFSYAQKLKNRKKDERRFVESSIFAASFPAEVYNQLEAIILPTEANANKPATAFGLFLGYTLNGVSSNGKTIDDYQTDVREQLKQDILKQVPYIESKIMQYGLDGYSLYIYMLPFTDADEDKKNIMDKLLQSGGGMS, from the coding sequence ATGGAGCATCTTTGCGTAGGCTCTTACGTAAGAATCATGACATCATGTACTATTCCTGCAGAGCGAAAATTTGATTCCTTCTGCGAGAAGCTTATGATATCGTTATGCAAAGACGGAGCAAAGGCTTTCTCATACACATCAGCTGATGGATATGAGGTTTCCTATTCATATCCTAATTTCAACAAGATTCACTCTTCAAGTCAAAACCTTCCCACAGAAGTCATGCAAATGGCTCTAACAAAGGATGCCCGTGCTATCGAGCGATATTTTATTACTATTATTATACCTGCTATGGAAGAAGCACGAAAAAAGAATGCTGTCCTTGCACTAAAAAGCATTATTCTTAAAGACCATGCCATTGCTGATAATACTCAACTCGGGGCAATCAGCAGCCTTACAAAACATGAATTAAAAAGCAAAAACGAGTTTGTATTGTCTGAATTCTTGACAGATATTTTCATTTACGCTATTGCCAAAACAGATAATACTATTGAGGCTGATTTTACAAAATCGATCAAAAAAGATTATTCTTCTGCTTACAGCCCAATGACTGATACTATCACGTTATATGAAGTTACGAAACCTAAAACAAAGGCTTCAATCCCCCTTACCAGCAAAGGAACATTTAATAAGGTTTTTACACCTATATCAAGTGAATGTCTAAGCATATCAGCAACCCATGACCTTCAGATATTCTGTTTGAAATTTGATGATTATGACTTCGATTATCACTGCCTTTGGAAACATCTACGTAACAATATCGGGTACTATGTTTATTCAAGGCGGCTAATAAAGCAGTATATGGAAGAAGATGAGATTTCCGCACTTGCCTACGATGCTATAGCACACATCAAAGAACTAATGGCAAAAGGTCACTTATCATCTGGAAATGAACTTGGTGAACTTCTTCTTTATATCTTTTTAGAGCAAGTCCTCAATGCCCCGAAATTAATGAGCAAGGTGGAATTCAGTAACCATGGCGGTCTTTTTACAAGTGAAAGTGTTGGTATACACCTTTTGACTGCTGATGCTACTGTCCCATTTAATCAAATAATACTGGGGACTTCTTTTATTGATGGTGACCTTCAGTCTGCTATTGATTCCGCCTTTTCGTATGCGCAAAAACTTAAAAACCGAAAAAAGGATGAGCGAAGATTTGTTGAATCAAGTATTTTTGCAGCATCTTTTCCTGCAGAAGTGTATAATCAACTTGAAGCAATAATTCTACCAACTGAAGCTAATGCAAATAAACCTGCAACCGCATTCGGTTTATTTCTTGGTTACACATTAAATGGGGTTTCTTCAAATGGAAAAACAATTGACGACTATCAGACTGATGTGCGCGAGCAACTTAAACAGGACATATTGAAACAAGTTCCTTATATTGAATCGAAAATTATGCAATATGGTCTCGATGGTTATTCACTGTATATCTATATGCTTCCATTTACTGATGCAGATGAGGATAAGAAGAATATCATGGATAAGTTACTACAGTCCGGAGGAGGTATGTCATGA
- a CDS encoding DNA methyltransferase, producing MANFYETLLSLLKTDARFVAEDGTFLRNAVYEAAMKMDAGLIKLLLSNEETSSRFFTDVDDIKVFDKTGFSWVINNRQFLPDSYTRFKNHIGLADENGDIIASSEKVELVFPYKDCVLEGGQTTEEQKRSEIFYNETLAPDEIDRLLYPKVFVGATRYTTAYNTDLTGQPIIDSITVSSQIATTFEDTDNLIVKGNNLLAISSLLKRFEGQIKCIYIDPPYYFDKTTATDTFKYNSNFHLSTWLVFMKDRLTVAKKLLCKGGTIWINISEDGMHYLKVMADDIFGKEHFVATIPRRTRNGKSDVPFNLSQDFDWVLVYTNVGDDNKVMGRSIERQYYETEDFPGRPWRLADLTKQTSAKERPNSFFTMIDPKTGKQYPASEKRTWCVSKDTFQEYYDKGYIVFPDDYEFLNISKPYSRKFKDEDEQTGKLSAVISDFLMQDFLNVVLNGAKNSEGNSHIDELFGIDAFNYSKPENLIKAILDVATNEGDIVLDFFLGSGTTAAVAQKMNRRFIGVEQLEYVESLDIERQKKVLLGEQGGISKAVNWHGGGSFVYCELAKLNQAVINEIEAATDDETLSSIYEKMINSGFISYKVNPAKIAETVGEYDSLSLTDKKRFLMEILDKNLLYVNYCDMDDEEFGITEEDKAFTRSFYREG from the coding sequence ATGGCGAATTTTTATGAAACCTTACTATCGTTACTGAAAACAGATGCGCGGTTTGTAGCTGAAGATGGAACATTTCTTCGCAATGCAGTCTATGAGGCAGCAATGAAAATGGATGCGGGGCTAATTAAGCTCCTTCTTTCAAATGAAGAAACAAGTTCTCGTTTTTTTACGGATGTAGATGATATAAAGGTTTTTGATAAAACGGGGTTTTCTTGGGTAATCAATAATCGTCAATTTTTACCTGACAGCTATACGCGCTTCAAAAACCACATTGGACTGGCAGATGAAAATGGTGACATAATTGCTTCTTCAGAAAAAGTGGAACTTGTATTCCCATATAAAGATTGTGTATTAGAAGGTGGGCAGACAACAGAAGAACAAAAGCGTTCGGAAATATTCTATAACGAAACGCTTGCACCTGATGAAATTGATCGCTTACTTTACCCTAAGGTTTTTGTTGGCGCAACAAGATATACTACAGCTTATAACACAGATCTTACGGGACAACCTATCATAGACTCAATAACTGTGTCTTCCCAAATAGCAACGACATTTGAGGACACAGACAATCTCATTGTTAAAGGTAACAATCTCCTTGCTATCTCTTCACTATTGAAACGATTTGAAGGTCAAATAAAATGTATTTATATTGATCCGCCTTACTATTTCGATAAAACAACTGCAACAGACACTTTTAAGTACAATTCCAATTTTCATTTATCGACATGGCTTGTATTTATGAAAGATCGACTTACAGTAGCAAAAAAGCTACTCTGTAAAGGCGGAACAATTTGGATTAATATAAGTGAAGACGGAATGCATTATCTAAAAGTAATGGCAGACGATATTTTTGGTAAGGAACATTTCGTAGCTACGATTCCTCGTCGAACGAGAAATGGAAAATCTGACGTCCCGTTTAATTTGTCACAAGACTTTGATTGGGTGTTGGTTTACACTAATGTGGGCGACGATAATAAAGTAATGGGAAGATCGATTGAACGTCAATACTATGAAACCGAGGACTTTCCGGGTAGACCTTGGAGACTTGCCGACTTAACAAAGCAAACCTCTGCCAAAGAAAGACCTAATTCTTTTTTTACAATGATTGATCCTAAAACTGGAAAGCAATATCCGGCAAGTGAAAAGAGAACATGGTGCGTTTCAAAAGACACCTTTCAGGAGTATTATGATAAGGGTTATATAGTATTTCCGGATGATTATGAGTTCCTAAATATATCAAAGCCATATTCTCGTAAATTTAAAGACGAAGATGAACAAACCGGAAAGTTGAGTGCGGTTATATCGGATTTTCTAATGCAAGATTTTTTAAATGTCGTTCTCAACGGAGCTAAAAATTCAGAAGGTAATTCACACATTGATGAGCTGTTTGGAATAGATGCTTTTAACTATTCAAAGCCTGAAAATCTGATTAAAGCAATTCTGGATGTTGCGACAAATGAAGGTGATATAGTCTTAGACTTTTTCCTTGGATCAGGAACAACTGCCGCAGTAGCTCAGAAAATGAATAGAAGATTTATAGGCGTCGAACAACTCGAATACGTTGAGTCCCTTGACATAGAACGTCAAAAAAAAGTATTACTTGGCGAGCAAGGTGGTATTTCCAAAGCCGTTAATTGGCACGGCGGAGGTTCATTTGTTTATTGCGAACTTGCTAAACTCAATCAAGCAGTCATTAATGAGATAGAAGCCGCAACCGATGACGAAACTTTGTCATCAATCTACGAGAAAATGATAAATTCTGGTTTTATAAGTTATAAGGTCAATCCAGCCAAGATAGCAGAAACAGTTGGCGAATACGATTCTCTCTCATTAACTGATAAAAAACGTTTCCTGATGGAAATACTTGATAAAAATCTATTGTATGTGAACTATTGCGATATGGACGACGAAGAATTTGGAATAACTGAAGAAGACAAAGCATTTACAAGGAGCTTTTATAGGGAGGGATAA
- a CDS encoding DEAD/DEAH box helicase, with the protein MSNFRDVTFGEHLFSRIDENLYLQKIYHSILVNYSKRLFQLDEIEEMPINIGHALTFADVLSKSCGTNLSDIHKTRAQEIVALLYDMYPHDEQIKYYLGSVLANTGHFLGMRRLTPEYASASFLDEILMHFNMNYLSVPSEDDSHFFPAQKEIYDRLSKSCFSYSAPTSMGKSFMMRVFIKQQIMNGAKKNFALLIPTKALINEVTSELIESLTTLLKETDYRIVTSSGSMALETKHNYIFVLTPERMLYILIDDPKIKIDYLFVDEAHKISSGDKRSAFYYKVINQLEERHSDTHIVFASPNIPNPNVYLDTLTNEKRLDDNSIVACRYAPVSQLKYIVDLWERNIRIFDSYTKKFILLHQMKRQYSLSEIIARIGDKRHNIVYCKSKNDAIQFARDYAKTQAIMGDKKLQAFAEAIRTDVHREYYLAELVERGVAYHIGYLPANIRMQLEDYYRDGLIKTMFCTSTLLEGVNLPAENLFITSYKKGLSTFSEVDFKNLVGRVGRAKYNLYGNVFIVRLQKQEREEDLQKYECLLKDEVPPQKLSIEIELNSNQKRLIIDTLISGNIEIHKSNKQQSEDNYELMRKTMLILVGDIVHNRNSRIRREFAPYLTNEIERQIREQFSADERKPSDDINVSFDQMQGVAKLISEGVSYPKILDTKRGADYSETLEFLNKLAVAFKWRIYESRTLGAGEGQNYTKLTWYAVLLLQWIQGHGLSNIINQSIKDYDDKKRKVRVDFKEWEIFDGSQKHKNIIIADTLEAIEDVILFRLSNYFLKFSEEYNRQHPDEPLKHDWFEFVEYGTTNPLRIILQRSGFKRESTEYIRRNADKYVRGTPDNPKLLKKALLDCPNELVKRDTEEIQYNVPELFIEEGED; encoded by the coding sequence ATGAGTAATTTCAGAGATGTCACCTTCGGAGAGCATTTGTTTTCCAGAATAGATGAGAATTTGTATCTGCAAAAAATATACCATAGCATTCTCGTGAATTATTCAAAGCGTCTATTTCAATTAGATGAAATAGAAGAAATGCCGATCAATATTGGACATGCCCTAACTTTTGCTGATGTTCTATCAAAATCTTGTGGCACAAATCTCTCAGATATACATAAAACGCGAGCGCAGGAAATTGTAGCTCTTCTGTATGATATGTATCCGCATGATGAACAGATAAAATATTATCTCGGTTCTGTGCTTGCGAATACTGGACATTTTTTAGGAATGCGCCGTCTAACTCCCGAATATGCAAGTGCATCTTTTCTTGATGAGATCCTTATGCATTTTAATATGAACTACTTATCGGTTCCTTCGGAAGATGATTCTCATTTCTTTCCGGCACAGAAGGAAATATATGATAGGCTTTCAAAGTCATGCTTCAGTTACTCAGCTCCTACATCAATGGGCAAATCATTCATGATGCGTGTTTTTATTAAACAACAAATTATGAACGGAGCTAAGAAGAACTTTGCCCTGCTAATTCCAACAAAAGCATTAATAAACGAAGTAACGAGTGAATTGATTGAAAGTCTTACTACACTTTTAAAGGAAACGGATTATCGTATTGTCACTTCATCAGGCTCAATGGCACTTGAAACAAAACACAACTATATTTTTGTTCTGACGCCTGAACGAATGCTTTACATATTGATTGATGATCCAAAAATAAAAATCGACTATCTATTTGTGGATGAAGCACACAAAATATCTTCTGGTGATAAAAGAAGCGCGTTCTATTATAAAGTAATCAATCAATTAGAAGAGCGTCATAGCGACACACATATTGTGTTTGCTTCTCCAAATATACCTAATCCCAATGTGTATCTTGATACACTGACAAATGAAAAACGCCTTGACGACAATTCCATTGTTGCGTGTAGATATGCCCCGGTCAGTCAATTGAAGTATATTGTTGATTTGTGGGAGAGAAATATCCGTATCTTTGATTCATATACAAAAAAGTTTATTTTGCTTCATCAAATGAAACGGCAATATTCCCTAAGCGAAATCATTGCTCGTATCGGTGACAAACGTCATAACATAGTGTACTGCAAGTCGAAAAATGATGCTATTCAATTTGCCAGAGATTATGCAAAAACACAAGCAATAATGGGCGATAAAAAATTACAAGCATTTGCAGAGGCAATTCGAACCGATGTTCACAGAGAGTATTATCTTGCTGAGTTGGTAGAAAGAGGGGTTGCCTATCATATAGGTTATCTCCCAGCTAATATCCGTATGCAGCTTGAAGATTATTATCGCGATGGGCTTATAAAAACAATGTTCTGCACAAGTACACTTCTTGAAGGAGTTAATCTACCGGCAGAGAATTTGTTTATTACAAGCTATAAAAAAGGATTGAGTACATTTTCAGAGGTTGATTTCAAAAACCTTGTTGGGCGCGTTGGACGAGCAAAATATAATTTATATGGAAATGTCTTTATTGTTCGTTTACAGAAACAGGAGCGAGAGGAAGATTTGCAAAAATACGAATGCCTTCTAAAAGATGAAGTTCCGCCACAAAAATTATCAATTGAGATAGAACTAAACTCCAACCAAAAAAGGCTAATAATAGATACCCTCATTTCAGGTAATATAGAAATACACAAATCCAATAAACAGCAGAGTGAGGATAATTACGAACTGATGAGAAAGACTATGCTAATTCTTGTTGGCGATATAGTGCACAACAGAAATAGTAGAATTCGACGCGAATTCGCTCCTTACCTAACAAATGAAATTGAAAGACAAATTCGTGAACAGTTTTCAGCAGATGAACGAAAACCCAGTGACGATATAAATGTATCATTCGATCAGATGCAAGGTGTAGCAAAACTAATCAGCGAAGGTGTTTCTTATCCTAAAATATTAGACACTAAACGAGGAGCGGATTACTCTGAAACATTGGAATTTCTCAACAAGCTGGCAGTTGCTTTTAAGTGGCGTATTTATGAGAGTCGTACTCTCGGAGCGGGCGAAGGACAAAACTATACTAAGCTAACATGGTATGCCGTCTTGCTCCTTCAATGGATACAAGGACACGGCTTAAGCAATATAATCAATCAAAGCATCAAAGACTATGATGATAAAAAAAGAAAAGTTAGAGTTGATTTTAAAGAATGGGAAATATTTGATGGTTCACAAAAGCATAAAAACATCATCATTGCTGATACATTAGAGGCAATTGAAGATGTCATTCTTTTCAGACTATCAAATTACTTCCTAAAATTCTCGGAGGAATATAATCGGCAACACCCAGATGAACCATTGAAGCACGATTGGTTTGAATTTGTAGAGTATGGGACTACAAACCCTCTTCGGATTATCCTTCAACGCAGCGGATTTAAACGGGAATCAACTGAATATATACGCCGAAATGCTGATAAATATGTAAGAGGTACTCCAGACAATCCGAAGCTGCTAAAAAAAGCATTGTTGGATTGTCCTAACGAACTTGTTAAACGCGATACCGAAGAAATCCAGTACAATGTACCGGAATTGTTCATTGAAGAAGGAGAAGATTAA